One segment of Rosa chinensis cultivar Old Blush chromosome 6, RchiOBHm-V2, whole genome shotgun sequence DNA contains the following:
- the LOC112171184 gene encoding uncharacterized protein LOC112171184: MPLAAPLHRGVHLGWLILIGLDCGRLMFPQKSDPLCGGCIEIYCMPTRVNLAQKCVQLDTRCVFCNNYAEDALHVLKNCKRIEEYWLWGLLQLEVRNHPSSNVHAWLLHVYDLLPNHKLELFFMLVWAIWVEHNNVTWKGTSFCPVNTATWATKLLEDYHAAHPGSPKKKSRHKTKWQLPPQGRLKLNIDGAFHSATGQGGIGALIKNEDGVCLTAIARPFSHARSAFQMELEAMRAGLLLIIHQGLVNVDIETDCSLVIAALKSDTEDYSEVGCIVEDCKAYLHAISSINLYSIYREANGVAHRLAHLASVDYLDDYWLDETPVIIRDALFEDSCTSTRGVGNMSPSLYNHPSYSINNIFERGAEPPS; the protein is encoded by the coding sequence ATGCCACTAGCCGCGCCTCTTCATCGGGGAGTTCATTTAGGGTGGCTGATTCTCATTGGACTAGATTGTGGAAGACTCATGTTCCCCCAAAAGTCCGATCCTTTATGTGGAGGGTGCATAGAAATATACTGCATGCCTACAAGAGTCAATTTGGCTCAAAAATGTGTGCAGTTGGATACTAGATGTGTATTTTGCAACAATTATGCAGAGGATGCCCTGCATGTTCTAAAAAATTGCAAGAGAATTGAGGAGTATTGGCTATGGGGCCTGCTGCAACTTGAGGTACGTAACCACCCTTCATCTAATGTTCATGCATGGCTTCTGCATGTTTATGATTTGCTGCCCAATCACAAGCTAGAGCTCTTCTTCATGCTTGTTTGGGCAATATGGGTGGAACACAACAATGTTACTTGGAAGGGGACCTCCTTTTGTCCCGTGAATACTGCTACCTGGGCTACCAAGCTCCTTGAGGACTACCATGCTGCCCATCCGGGGTCACCAAAGAAGAAATCAAGGCATAAAACTAAGTGGCAGCTGCCACCTCAAGGTAGGTTGAAACTTAATATTGATGGCGCGTTTCACAGCGCTACTGGTCAAGGGGGTATTGGGGCTCTCATCAAGAATGAAGATGGTGTGTGTCTCACTGCAATTGCACGTCCCTTTTCCCATGCTAGATCTGCCTTTCAGATGGAGTTGGAAGCCATGAGAGCAGGACTTTTACTCATCATTCACCAAGGATTAGTCAATGTTGATATTGAAACTGACTGCTCTTTGGTGATTGCTGCACTCAAAAGTGACACGGAGGACTACTCTGAAGTTGGTTGTATTGTTGAGGATTGCAAAGCATATCTGCATGCAATTTCTTCTATTAATCTATACTCTATCTATCGTGAAGCAAACGGTGTGGCCCATAGATTGGCACACCTTGCTAGTGTTGATTACTTAGATGAttattggttagatgagactcctgtGATTATCCGGGATGCTCTCTTTGAGGATTCTTGTACTAGTACTCGAGGTGTAGGTAATATGTCCCCCTCACTGTACAATCATCCTTCTTATTCTATTAATAATATTTTCgagcgtggggctgagcctcccagttag